The Arctopsyche grandis isolate Sample6627 chromosome 5, ASM5162203v2, whole genome shotgun sequence genome includes a window with the following:
- the LOC143911723 gene encoding uncharacterized protein LOC143911723, with protein MSMGRSGGRGAVGGSADLMSEPERRLLRLKQVREQSKEIAKKLRVKFNEEKNKQTTLVSNSKRMTFEKFKKDSSQSLKNKYESRNIMNMGNSQSALSTEENLKREWLTQKEYSANKALERGKAAFDSMHVKRTQGNQRNKLECKRWDSPRKSRSPTISTGNTNTSKKSSTDKINQFYEELDGTDNSCSNFQHHLEIGSNNQFPSSAPGASTSDSNPTFSKKRVTISGDFKNDGISSFPVKDKDQDEISHKYSEVENRHKSPRSEPKSKTQEQLSITDIQKALCDCQPHFKSVATNVEHLFNNNYKDKHVINPSEHRKKVTSRLITTDHTNKISKSNYEHGDINENAKFTPLTIVSDYLKNRDACFENEFTDNNDKKDIVESDFAHLEKAKDLIEHCRYLHSSGFIGDKKYSDYMKSASKDCLSSKMSKSPDILKRNFNRKSSTFNVKRTPIRNTRLIKPSPSKVKLKSSVSRWEFTSPHHSEKSINSYDQATKYSNKLFITDKYLVERLPREIHSAYENARIEAENEKAIAAAIRAARYNDRIKNRETVALERVEANDDYKNLLQELDAFTQEERLIGKTFPDKVFKNTVRIHDEINHQKSKNMAVKYKFHGNDQINAKTSGTNNDSEKLRMGSKFHRNSNVIISDQNDTAVNVATWDVSNNSNFKNKSDASLKGSESSVQSIVFQKLENSTVKPNHEEKITKIVSTDKIITSDENKIISNSPTKFLHEYSNSTEEEQTRKKIPKKSLKKAKLSSTSKRSLISNDTEIDNASSTTNTVSFEGLQIVIEVKKAKKETSKVKTSKTKNEEVQTVERFDSSSEVSIKTSKMVSKREVIFEKVNSQQRHDSSESTTYMSPPEKITTRLEKMFRREFPTPKDSQMSNSNVSHTSDLVMKNIAVNTDFILNDNIQITPRCEPAAGVANILKETSNFRKPSESLSSVNKGVQVDFVHTSKDLHSNVVIDTRLKSYVTKLLGMSENEIKKLNIDVSDIYTPNSSVINMPSNKQALARDVVDKVERLKTFIKENYALLEDFKKEESIVNSQKVKYIVKKPVLSLSESAIHNDNRKTITKLDAKSGSQPDLFKKDTELSPIEESAVNKKVKTKLSTSQSHPKLILKETIETLSQQSVENHSPTENKIDKNIRRIIPIEIEVDRKVSSIKSHKNSPSCLDDEDMFVILHHSKSDNSSENSKIKFVEPEADFVLDNVELDQLSDECTRRISDLSHKLDQVRREKRAILSSNASNSSEESSVPQNIAFVPMLDGIPKPSNDEDRMTQINSLRDELHCRSQSRDTFLPKLPEFNSNECQKAKPPLVMNNQSMTRNKDIMVTPHELSTIIEVDTPATVRNYSLNFPNVDASVVSAKLDNLFDFSNKGTGREKTPDKQVTPPNLSIPKLEDSVQVEANLNSFISFTDFIRQRRNETKLGQFVSNNDDSSSSDDSLRAVAVELLKQNLMSKKLKSGYSSSNNSSDNSSISEAILSNKSLCLEKTKSSFNDILKPKYNISGVHTLQTSSHSLTPELEKLIQSFGPDWGLATWKKTQEAQILSSSNSSLQMLFDKLDNETLGKTVDGTDNTGTLQDDLNLTDELPIKKNFIESTSDLSLYKKLEDLLKVIGKNQQKKQKESRDKILSDESIKEKRAIFKDQVAKSSTSAIDSTNIHSKDKTQHRTSTPVHFKSSTSSNTRNSSNNGSSGLFNADSDLSSVKNVSNCDKTVSDDRLSVPNVSLKFGKLFDSSTLDTDT; from the exons ATGAGCATGGGCAGAAGCGGGGGCAGAGGCGCCGTTGGGGGCTCCGCTGACCTCATGTCGGAGCCCGAACGCCGACTTTTGCGACTCAAACAG gTTCGGGAGCAATCCAAAGAAATTGCGAAAAAGTTGAGGGTTAAATTTAACgaagaaaaaaacaaacagaCAACACTGGTTTCTAATAGTAAACGAATGACGtttgaaaaatttaagaaaGATTCTTCGCAatccttaaaaaataaatatgaaagccGCAATATCATGAATATGGGCAATAGTCAATCGGCTCTATCGACAGAAGAAAATCTAAAAAGAG AATGGTTAACACAGAAAGAATACAGTGCAAACAAAGCACTCGAGAGAGGTAAAGCTGCTTTTGATTCGATGCATGTTAAAAGAACACAAGGAAACCAAAGAAACAAACTAGAATGTAAACGATGGGATTCGCCTAG gaaAAGCAGATCGCCAACGATTTCTACCGGAAATACAAATACTTCTAAAAAATCGTCCACCGAcaaaatcaatcaattttatgaagaattAGATGGTACCGACAATAGTTGTAGTAATTTTCAACACCATTTAGAAATCGGTTCAAACAACCAGTTTCCGTCGTCCGCTCCCGGTGCTAGTACGAGTGACAGTAATCCGACATTCAGTAAAAAACGTGTCACGATATCTGGAGACTTTAAAAATGATGGCATCAGTTCTTTTCCGGTCAAGGACAAAGATCAAGATGAAATATCTCATAAATATTCGGAGGTTGAAAATAGACACAAATCACCTAGAAGTGAACCAAAATCAAAAACCCAGGAACAACTTAGTATCACCGATATACAGAAAGCTCTGTGTGACTGTCAGCCTCATTTTAAAAGTGTTGCAACAAATGTTGAGcatttgtttaataataattataaagatAAACATGTTATAAATCCATCCGaacatagaaaaaaagttacttCCAGGTTAATTACTACTGATCacacaaataaaatatctaaaagTAATTACGAACATGGTGATATTAATGAAAATGCAAAATTCACTCCATTGACTATTGTGTCAGACTATTTGAAAAATAGAGATGCGTgttttgaaaatgaatttacTGATAACAATGATAAAAAAGACATTGTGGAAAGTGATTTCGCTCATCTAGAAAAAGCAAAAGATCTCATAGAACATTGTAGATATTTACATAGTTCTGGATTCATCGGGGATAAGAAATATTCAGATTATATGAAATCAGCTAGCAAAGACTGTCTATCTAGTAAGATGAGCAAATCTCCCGATATTCTTAAACGTAATTTTAATCGAAAGTCGTCTACTTTCAATGTGAAGAGGACCCCTATAAGAAATACTAGACTTATTAAGCCAAGTCCGTCAAAGGTGAAATTAAAATCAAGTGTGTCCAGGTGGGAATTCACATCTCCACATCATAGTGAGAAATCGATAAATAGTTATGATCAGGCtactaaatattcaaataaattgtttataacTGATAAATATCTAGTTGAGAGGCTGCCGAGAGAAATCCACAGTGCATATGAAAATGCTAGAATCGAAGCAGAAAATGAAAAAGCAATTGCAGCCGCAATCAGAGCTGCAAGATATAATGACCGGATTAAGAATCGAGAAACAGTAGCATTGGAAAGAGTTGAAGCCAATGATGATTATAAAAATTTGCTTCAGGAACTTGACGCTTTCACTCAAGAAGAAAGACTTATTGGAAAAACATTTcca gataaagtttttaaaaatactgttaGAATTCATGATGAAATAAACCACCAAAAGTCTAAGAACATGGCAGTGAAATATAAGTTTCACGGTAATGATCAAATTAATGCTAAAACTTCAGGCACAAATAATGATAGTGAAAAATTACGCATGGGAAGTAAATTTCATAGAAACTCGAATGTAATTATTAg TGATCAAAATGATACAGCTGTAAATGTGGCGACATGGGATGTATCgaataattcaaatttcaaaaacaagAGTGACGCGTCTTTAAAAGGAAGTGAAAGTAGTGTTCAATCCATAGTCTTTCAGAAACTCGAAAATTCTACAGTCAAACCGAATCATGAAGAAAAAATCACAAAGATTGTATCAACGGACAAAATTATTACCAGTGATGAGAATAAGATTATTTCTAATTCGCCTACAAAATTTTTACATGAATATTCAAACTCGACCGAAGAAGAACAAACTCgcaaaaaaattcccaaaaaatCTTTAAAGAAAGCTAAACTTTCATCAACCAGCAAACGTTCATTAATCAGCAATGATACAGAAATTGATAATGCGTCGTCTACAACTAATACCGTTTCATTCGAGGGCTTACAAATAGTCATCGAAGTAAAAAAAGCTAAAAAGGAAACTTCAAAGGTGAAAACTTCCAAAACTAAAAACGAGGAAGTGCAAACGGTGGAGAGATTTGATTCATCTAGTGAAGTGTCTATTAAAACATCAAAAATGGTGTCAAAAAGAGAAGTCATATTTGAAAAGGTAAACTCTCAGCAAAGACACGACTCTTCCGAGTCGACTACATATATGAGTCCTCCAGAAAAAATTACAACTCGTTTAGAAAAGATGTTCAGAAGAGAATTTCCAACGCCTAAAGACAGTCAAATGAGTAATTCTAACGTTTCACACACAAGTGATTTAGTGATGAAAAATATAGCAGTAAACACAGATTTCATTCTTAatgataatattcaaattacacCACGCTGTGAACCAGCTGCAGGTGttgcaaacattttaaaagagACTAGCAATTTCCGTAAACCATCCGAGAGTTTGTCATCAGTTAATAAGGGCGTTCAAGTAGATTTCGTTCATACTTCAAAAGATTTACATTCAAACGTTGTAATTGATACGAGGCTAAAAAGTTACGTTACAAAATTGTTAGGAATGTCagaaaatgaaatcaaaaaattaaatatcgatGTCAGTGATATTTACACTCCAAACAGTTCAGTTATCAACATGCCTTCAAATAAACAGGCACTAGCTCGGGATGTTGTTGATAAAGTTGAacgtttaaaaacatttattaaagaaaattacGCCCTGTTagaagactttaaaaaagaagAATCCATTGTAAATAGTCAGAAAGTTAAGTATATTGTAAAGAAGCCCGTTTTATCTTTGAGTGAATCAGCAATTCACAATGATAATAGGAAAACTATCACTAAATTAGATGCAAAGTCTGGGAGTCAACCAGATTTATTCAAAAAAGACACGGAATTGAGTCCCATAGAAGAGTCCGCCGTCAATAAGAAAGTTAAAACCAAGTTGAGCACTTCACAGTCACATCCAAAACTTATTCTTAAAGAAACTATAGAAACACTTTCTCAACAAAGTGTCGAAAATCATTCTCCGACAGAGAATAAGATTGACAAAAATATTCGCAGAATAATTCCTATCGAAATTGAAGTTGATAGAAAAGTATCATCTATAAAATCTCATAAAAATTCCCCGAGTTGTTTGGATGACGAAGATATGTTTGTGATTTTACACCACAGTAAGAGTGACAATAGTTCTGAaaacagtaaaataaaatttgtcgaACCTGAAGCAGATTTTGTATTAGATAACGTAGAACTGGATCAACTCAGCGACGAGTGTACAAGAAGAATATCAGACTTGTCTCATAAATTGGACCAAGTTCGGAGAGAAAAACGCGCAATTTTATCTTCAAATGCCAGCAATTCCAGTGAAGAGTCTTCTGTTCCTCAAAATATTGCTTTCGTCCCTATGCTTGATGGTATTCCAAAGCCGAGCAACGACGAAGATAGGATGACCCAAATTAATAGTTTGCGCGATGAATTACATTGTCGCTCTCAAAGCAGAGACACATTCTTGCCAAAACTTCCCGAATTTAACTCGAACGAGTGTCAAAAGGCCAAACCACCTCTAGTTATGAATAATCAGTCCATGACTAGGAATAAGGATATAATGGTTACCCCTCATGAATTATCCACGATAATCGAAGTGGATACACCCGCCACTGTAAGAAATTACAGTTTAAACTTTCCAAACGTGGATGCATCAGTGGTGTCGGCCAAACTCGACAatctttttgatttttcgaaTAAAGGAACTGGAAGGGAAAAAACTCCTGATAAACAAGTGACTCCACCAAATTTATCAATTCCAAAGTTGGAAGACAGCGTACAAGTTGAGGCAAATTTGAACTCGTTCATTTCCTTCACGGATTTCATTCGCCAACGTCGTAATGAAACTAAATTAGGGCAGTTTGTGTCAAACAATGACGATAGTTCATCATCAGACGATTCGTTGCGTGCGGTTGCCGTTGAATTGCTTAAACAAAACTTGAtgtcaaaaaaattgaaatctgGTTACAGTTCGTCTAATAATAGTTCGGATAATTCCAGTATATCAGAAGCGATATTATCAAATAAATCACTGTGTTTGGAAAAAACCAAATCGTCCTTCAACGATATATTAAAGCCAAAATATAATATCTCAGGCGTGCATACATTGCAAACTTCTTCACATTCGCTGACTCCCGAATTAGAGAAACTTATCCAGAGCTTTGGACCTGATTGGGGGTTAGCTACGTGGAAAAAAACGCAAGAAGCTCAAATCTTATCCTCTAGTAATTCTTCCTTACAAATGCTCTTCGATAAATTAGACAATGAAACATTAGGAAAAACAGTCGACGGCACTGATAACACTGGTACGTTGCAGGATGATTTAAATCTTACTGATGAATTGCCCATCAAAAAGAATTTTATTGAAAGCACCTCAGATTTGTCTTTATATAAAAAGCTAGAGGATCTTTTGAAAGTCATTggtaaaaatcaacaaaaaaagcaAAAGGAATCGAGAGACAAAATTCTCTCCGATGAATCAATTAAAGAAAAGCGTGCAATTTTTAAGGACCAAGTGGCTAAATCTAGCACTTCTGCAATCGACAGTACTAACATTCACAGTAAAGATAAGACACAGCACCGAACGTCAACTCCTGTGCATTTCAAGTCTTCAACTAGTTCAAACACACGGAATAGCTCTAATAATGGTTCTAGTGGTCTTTTTAACGCAGATAGTGATCTCTCATCtgtaaaaaatgtttcaaattgtGATAAAACTGTGTCCGACGACCGCTTATCGGTTCCGAACGTTAGTCTTAAATTTGGCAAACTTTTTGATTCCAGTACATTGGATACTGATACGTAG